One Mixta gaviniae genomic window carries:
- a CDS encoding LysR family transcriptional regulator: MNIELRHLRYFIAVAEELHFGRAALRLNISQPPLSQQIQLLEKQIGARLLARTNRSVQLTAAGRQFLLDARAILLEVDQAASRAARLHQGEEGEIRIGFTSSAPFIAAVSDALFTFRQRYPQVHIQMQEMNTRQQLTPLGDGRLDLGVMRNTPLPDTLAWQLLLREPLCCVVHQAHPLARRSQVSVRELAQEPFVFFDAQSGTALYGETMALLHRYQIQPYITQEVGEAMTILGLVATGLGISILPASFQRAQLAQLVWLPLAEPDAWSEMWLVWSRQRETSAVMAHMKALLLGKEQA; the protein is encoded by the coding sequence GGCTGAATATATCCCAGCCGCCGCTGAGCCAGCAGATCCAGCTGCTGGAAAAGCAGATCGGCGCGCGTCTGCTGGCGCGCACGAACCGCAGCGTGCAGCTGACCGCCGCCGGACGTCAGTTCCTGCTGGATGCGCGCGCCATTCTGCTGGAGGTCGATCAGGCGGCAAGCCGCGCCGCGCGTCTGCATCAGGGCGAGGAGGGGGAGATCCGCATCGGCTTTACCTCCTCCGCACCCTTTATCGCCGCCGTCTCCGATGCGCTGTTCACCTTTCGCCAGCGCTATCCGCAGGTGCATATCCAGATGCAGGAGATGAATACCCGTCAGCAGCTGACGCCGCTCGGCGACGGTCGGCTGGATCTCGGCGTGATGCGCAATACGCCGCTGCCCGATACGCTCGCCTGGCAGCTACTGCTGCGCGAGCCGCTCTGCTGCGTGGTGCATCAGGCGCATCCGCTGGCGCGCCGCTCACAGGTCTCGGTACGGGAGCTGGCGCAGGAGCCATTTGTCTTCTTCGACGCGCAAAGCGGCACGGCGCTGTATGGCGAAACCATGGCGCTACTGCATCGCTATCAAATTCAGCCTTATATCACTCAGGAAGTGGGCGAAGCGATGACCATTCTCGGCCTGGTGGCGACCGGCCTCGGCATCTCTATTCTGCCCGCCTCGTTTCAGCGCGCGCAGCTGGCGCAGCTGGTCTGGCTGCCGCTGGCAGAGCCGGACGCCTGGTCAGAAATGTGGCTGGTCTGGTCGCGTCAGCGCGAAACCAGCGCGGTGATGGCCCATATGAAAGCGCTGCTGTTGGGCAAAGAACAGGCATAA